The following proteins come from a genomic window of Aspergillus luchuensis IFO 4308 DNA, chromosome 3, nearly complete sequence:
- the SYF1 gene encoding mRNA splicing protein SYF1 (BUSCO:EOG09261XNU;~COG:A;~EggNog:ENOG410PHN7;~InterPro:IPR011990,IPR003107,IPR019734,IPR013026;~PFAM:PF13181;~go_function: GO:0005515 - protein binding [Evidence IEA];~go_process: GO:0006396 - RNA processing [Evidence IEA]), producing the protein MPGTILPPRSHRQHAQMDRTSASGPDLYLIADQDTVYEQDLLRSPGSIKPWLAYIEYKQQHGTLYEQAFVMERACRELPRSYKLWKMYLEFRTHHLKGRNATVYRAEYQKVNALFERALILLNKMPRIWEMYLSFLLQQPLVTQTRRTFDRALRALPITQHNRIWKLYKTFARSASGQTAVKIWARYMQIHPENAEEYIQLLVDMGQYTEAVKRYMEILDNPRFQSKEGKSNFQLWTEMVDLLVSKAKQIETGPQVGIDVDAILRSGIDRFADQRGKLWAGLATYWITRGNFEKARDVFEEGITTVMTVRDFTLIFDSYVEFEESIIGSLMESAATRTDKGQSDEEADFDLDLRMMRFEQLMDRRPFLVNDVLLRQNPNNVIEWEKRVALWGDNKHEVVQTYTAAIAAINPKKAHGKFSELWVNYAKFYENGGDLDTARVIFEKAVKVPYKSVAELAETWCEWAEMELRSENFDKAVEIMAKATQAPKKSTVDYFDENLSPQQRVHKSWKLWSFYVDLVESVSSLEETKKVYERIFELRIATPQTVVNYANLLEENKYFEDSFKVYERGLDLFSYPVAFELWNLYLTKAVDRKIGIERLRDLFEQALDGCPPKFAKPLYLMYGNLEEERGLARHAMRIYERATRAVSDEDRFEMFEFYITKSASNFGLTSTRPIYERAIAALPDQEAKEMCLKFAEMERRLGEIDRARAIYGHASQFCDPRTNAPFWQKWEAFEVQHGNEDTFKEMLRIKRSVQAQYNTDVNFIASQAIARSQQRTQDGGKDNEQDGEDAAAERADAMAALERQACAPVGFVAASTGPEGGNRPPPAGQEQQPSAAPVNPDAIDLDDDMDAD; encoded by the exons ATGCCAGGGACAATCCTGCCCCCGAGATCCCACCGGCAACACGCTCAGATGGACCGAACGTCGGCCTCAGGGCCGGACCTCTACCTGATT GCCGATCAGGATACTGTCTATGAACAGGATCTCCTTCGCAGTCCCGGTAGCATCAAGCCATGGCTTGCCTATATCGAATATAAACAGCAACATGGCACGCTCTACGAGCAAGCCTTT GTCATGGAGCGTGCGTGCAGAGAATTGCCGAGATCTTACAAGCTGTGGAAAATG TACCTCGAATTCCGGACACACCACCTAAAGGGCCGCAACGCGACTGTCTATCGGGCCGAATACCAGAAAGTGAACGCGCTCTTCGAGCGTGCTCTCATCCTGCTCAATAAGATGCCGCGGATATGGGAAATGTACCTCTCTTTCCTGCTCCAGCAGCCTCTTGTCACGCAAACTCGACGGACATTCGATCGTGCACTGCGAGCTCTGCCAATCACACAACACAATCGGATTTGGAAGCTCTACAAGACTTTTGCGCGTTCCGCGTCAGGCCAGACCGCTGTGAAGATCTGGGCTCGGTACATGCAGATTCACCCTGAGAATGCCGAGGAGTACATCCAATTGCTCGTCGATATGGGCCAGTACACGGAGGCCGTGAAGCGGTACATGGAGATCCTCGACAACCCCCGTTTTCAGtccaaggaaggaaagagtaaCTTTCAGCTGTGGACGGAGATGGTTGATTTGTTGGTATCAAAGGCAAAGCAGATCGAGACTGGCCCTCAGGTAGGAATTGATGTTGACGCCATTTTGCGCAGCGGCATTGATCGGTTTGCCGACCAGAGGGGCAAGCTGTGGGCTGGCTTGGCCACGTACTGGATCACCAGAGGCAATTTCGAAAAAGCTAGAGATGTCTTTGAGGAAGGTATCACGACGGTCATGACAGTCAGAGACTTTACCCTGATCTTTGACTCTTATGTCGAATTCGAGGAGTCTATTATCGGAAGCTTGATGGAGTCAGCAGCAACTCGAACTGACAAAGGACAAagtgacgaagaagccgacTTCGACCTTGATCTGCGAATGATGCGATTTGAGCAACTGATGGATCGACGACCGTTCCTTGTTAACGATGTGCTTCTCAGGCAGAACCCCAACAATGTCATTGAgtgggagaagagagtggCCCTCTGGGGAGACAACAAGCACGAAGTCGTGCAAACATATACAGCAGCTATTGCAGCTATCAACCCCAAGAAGGCCCATGGCAAATTCTCCGAACTCTGGGTCAACTATGCCAAATTCTACGAGAATGGAGGCGACCTAGACACAGCTAGGGTTATCTTCGAAAAGGCTGTTAAGGTTCCCTATAAATCAGTGGCTGAACTGGCCGAGACATGGTGCGAGTGGGCGGAAATGGAACTCCGGAGCGAGAACTTCGACAAGGCCGTAGAGATCATGGCGAAGGCAACACAAGCACCGAAGAAATCGACTGTGGACTATTTCGACGAGAACCTGTCACCTCAGCAACGTGTGCACAAGAGCTGGAAGTTGTGGAGTTTCTACGTCGACTTGGTAGAAAGCGTGTCTTCCCTGGAGGAGACCAAGAAGGTGTACGAAAGGATTTTCGAACTGCGCATCGCTACCCCTCAAACCGTCGTCAACTACGCCAATCTCCTGGAGGAGAACAAATACTTCGAAGACTCCTTTAAGGTATACGAACGTGGATTGGATCTCTTCAGTTACCCAGTTGCATTCGAGCTGTGGAATCTCTACCTGACCAAGGCCGTTGACCGGAAGATTGGAATCGAGCGACTCCGCGATCTGTTTGAACAGGCGCTGGATGGATGTCCTCCCAAATTTGCAAAACCCCTGTACTTGATGTACGGCAACCTGGAAGAGGAGCGCGGTCTGGCCAGACATGCCATGAGAATCTATGAGCGTGCTACCCGGGCCGTCTCCGACGAGGACAGATTCGAGATGTTCGAGTTCTACATCACGAAGTCGGCTTCAAACTTCGGATTAACTTCCACGAGACCCATCTACGAACGGGCCATTGCAGCCTTGCCCGACCAAGAAGCGAAGGAAATGTGCCTCAAGTTTGCAGAAATGGAGCGGAGACTCGGAGAAATCGACCGGGCCCGTGCGATCTATGGACACGCGTCTCAATTCTGCGATCCGCGTACCAATGCGCCCTTCTGGCAGAAATGGGAGGCATTCGAAGTCCAGCATGGAAACGAGGACACCTTCAAGGAGATGCTTCGTATCAAGCGCAGTGTTCAAGCACAGTACAA CACCGACGTCAACTTCATCGCTTCCCAGGCGATTGCCCGCAGTCAACAGCGGACCCAAGACGGCGGCAAAGACAACGAGCAAGATGGCGAGGACGCGGCGGCGGAGCGTGCAGACGCAATGGCAGCATTGGAGCGACAGGCTTGTGCCCCCGTGGGCTTTGTCGCCGCCAGCACCGGACCAGAAGGTGGCAACCGGCCACCTCCAGCtggccaggaacagcagcctTCGGCTGCTCCAGTCAACCCGGATGCGATTGACCTCGATGACGACATGGATGCTGACTAG
- the VMA8 gene encoding H(+)-transporting V1 sector ATPase subunit D (BUSCO:EOG09264IMV;~COG:C;~EggNog:ENOG410PHRZ;~InterPro:IPR002699;~PFAM:PF01813;~go_function: GO:0042626 - ATPase-coupled transmembrane transporter activity [Evidence IEA]), producing MSGAVGREAVFPTRQSLGLMKGKLKGAETGHSLLKRKSEALTKRFREITRRIDEAKQKMGRVMQIAAFSLAEVSYAVGGDIGYQIQESAKQARFRVRAKQENVSGVLLPHFESYTEDGINDFGLTGLGKGGMQVQRCRETYARAVETLVELASLQTAFVILDEVIKVVNRRVNAIEHVIIPRTENTIKYINSELDELDREEFYRLKKVSGKKQRDNAAADAEILAARQKEAARLQESADAEKKEEEAPEAPDVLGEQEDADVIF from the exons ATGTCGGGAGCTGTG GGCCGTGAGGCAGTCTTTCCGACTCGCCAgtcgttggggttgatgaagGGTAAACTAAAGGGTGCTGAGACAGGACACAGTTTGTTGAAGCGGAAGAGTGAGGCCTTGACCAA GCGTTTCCGGG AGATCACTCGGCGCATCGATGAAGCCAAGCAGAAGATGGGACGGGTCATGCAAATCGCCGCTTTCTCACTTGCCGAAGTCAGCTATGCGGTCGGAGGAGATATTGGCTACCAAATTCAGGAGTCCGCCAAGCAGGCCCGGTTCCGTGTGAGGGCCAAGCAAGAGAACGTCTCTGGTGTCTTGCTCCCTCATTTCGAGAGCTACACGGAGGATGGAATCAACGACTTTGGCTTGACGGGTCTCGGAAAGGGTGGTATGCAGGTCCAGCGCTGTCGGGAGACCTATGCCAGAGCGGTGGAAACGCTAGTGGAGCTGGCGAGTCTACAG ACCGCATTCGTGATTCTAGATGAGGTTATTAAGGTGGTGAACCGGAGAG TCAACGCCAT CGAGCACGTCATCATTCCTCGTACTGAAAACACCATCAAAT ACATCAActcggagctggatgagctCGACAGAGAAGAGTTCTACCGCCTGAAGAAGGTTTCCGGTAAGAAGCAGCGCGACAACGCCGCTGCAGACGCAGAGATCCTGGCTGCGCGGCAGAAAGAAGCAGCCAGGCTGCAGGAAAGCGCagatgctgagaagaaggaagaagaggcacCTGAAGCACCCGACGTCCTCGGAGAGCAAGAAGATGCCGACGTGATTTTCTAG
- a CDS encoding U1A/U2B'/SNF family RNA-binding protein (COG:A;~EggNog:ENOG410PGNM;~InterPro:IPR000504,IPR012677,IPR035979;~PFAM:PF00076;~go_function: GO:0003676 - nucleic acid binding [Evidence IEA]), with product MASITAPTPIPPNCTVYVRNLEERIKVDQLKEALEEIFSEYGTVLEIVAKTNLKAKGQAFVVFDTVEAATRAIDEINGFELFDKPMVLDYAKTRSDMTVLREGGEDELEAHKRRRLAEKERKQAHEALEAQKKLKRPPGAPTEPGRPAKTAKGAGLKPTSGAAAAVIPDEYLPPNKILFLRDLPDTADQDSLTAVFGRFEGFQEVRLVPGRKGIAFVEYENESGAISAKEATSGMAMGEAGKPIRVTYQRQ from the exons ATGGCGTCCATAACAGCGCCCACCCCGATACCCCCCAACTGCAC AGTCTAC GTCCGCAACCTCGAAGAGCGCATCAAAGTCGACCAGCTAAAAGAAGCGCTGGAAGAGATCTTCTCCGAATACGGCACGGTACTTGAAATCGTCGCGAAAACGAACCTGAAGGCGAAAGGACAGGCGTTTGTTGTCTTCGACACCGTGGAGGCGGCGACCCGCGCCATCGACGAAATCAATGGCTTCGAACTCTTCGATAAACCCATGGTGTTGGATTACGCGAAGACGAGAAGTGATATGACGGTGTTGCGTGAgggcggggaggatgagttggaGGCGCATAAGAGACGGAGGTTGGCTGAGAAGG AACGCAAACAAGCGCACGAAGCCCTCGAAGCTCAGAAAAAGCTCAAGCGACCCCCCGGCGCACCTACGGAACCTGGCCGTCCTGCGAAAACTGCCAAGGGCGCTGGTCTCAAGCCTACCAGTGGGGCTGCGGCGGCGGTTATTCCGGACGAGTATTTGCCTCCGAACAAGATTCTCTTCTTGCGCGATTTGCCCGATACTGCGGATCAGGACAGTCTGACGGCTGTGTTTGGTCGGTTCGAGGGATTCCAGGAGGTTCGGTTGGTCCCCGGACGCAAGGGTATTGCGTTCGTCGAGTACGAGAACGAGTCTGGGGCTATCAGTGCCAAGGAGGCGACGTCGGGGATGGCTATGGGAGAGGCTGGAAAGCCCATTCGCGTTACTTACCAGAGACAATGa
- a CDS encoding tubulin-specific chaperone D (BUSCO:EOG09260APA;~COG:O;~EggNog:ENOG410PGTH;~InterPro:IPR016024,IPR011989,IPR033162,IPR022577;~PFAM:PF12612;~go_function: GO:0005096 - GTPase activator activity [Evidence IEA];~go_function: GO:0048487 - beta-tubulin binding [Evidence IEA];~go_process: GO:0007021 - tubulin complex assembly [Evidence IEA];~go_process: GO:0007023 - post-chaperonin tubulin folding pathway [Evidence IEA]) produces the protein MDAAEDREVKLQRASGDLVQEFSEKLPSLLWKTRPDQPNTRIPRRWTPAAKTERLVGLLEPFQEWPQLLDPHLQALLPPSVDAFLAYLLKHRDQYASKPAGLQGQKTAYPLPRAICRLLYTFCKVRGVKVISRFLNNEPKYLDPLLRAFVEWDAVKDEPELGLGDIPLRLVWEERYVMLIWLSHLLLAPFDLASMSSDDIPVPYDNLGALKQMPNRTPVVTKSLLSVALNYINVSGKEREAATIVLARLVLRRDMQALGLLTNLTDWAFSVVQPAGNLEPPSVYTCIGVLSFIARLGASGQVEDFAPLVSPVFGQTLQILQGNSAVSDVIKSSALARKTIIKILRTVTVMALSLSERGDSTVSDDQVSTILEDAIDHFLVALADKDTPVRFAASKALSIITLKLDPDMAAEVIEAVTGSLEENILYEKRDGTIVTPLEARRIGINTLKRNLSAVDAQRWQGLILTLGHLLFRRAPPTHQLSDVLQPLISGLDFEQRSSTGSSVGTGVRDASCFGIWALSRKYTTQELLALKPQTISTATAQGEEESTLQMLAIELVCAACVDPSGNIRRGASAALQELIGRHPNTIAEGIPLVQVVDYHAVARRSRAMIDVANATAALSLHYWSPLVESLMHWRGIGSPDVESRRHAAKAIGVLSTQQSYKTMQQVFQRLLNRLSSISHSDVETRHGCLLAIAATVDAFNAHREGDPIDASEAASVSHYVAKAWEIFGSPLGPTKDDLTLQTFRPELTAEASSQLICSLAQSVTLAREPRISQPSVDLLTKAQETLLLCISRSEDTSIESSSNAVSELLPLLPPDKQEKMIQGWFSHIHTTWNLPTGRGQITALGTVFKRIDKNSPLRKSIIDSIIECAEKEELIEKRVAAVKSLATGVLPHIDVTDDILNHLVRFLNDYTTDRRGDIGSLIRLEAIQAAKTVLEAGPSLPNQLPGVQDIVGCLCRLAAEKLDKVRVQAWICLQGYWETANGFPPLTRKYEHFSHVSSTEYLLQLLQLQSIDWLRRPLFQGLATSAVAGSEGLIRSSRSALVQSIQEAEDPQAAVLAIIKDLAAILGENLQDDRFAIPVLEVLAFLLDSFVSSVSDDSIPSLRKLFVLVQRAHFKSSNIVRLEAAVRAYAPLSRIEQLQTEVIKKMTALLLHPFPRVRNTVAEYIYIETEVEVVKTEDWSKPTKQLKEQVEKLRKTLGCN, from the exons ATGGATGCGGCCGAGGATAGGGAGGTTAAGCTCCAGCGTGCCTCTGGAGACCTCGTCCAAGAGTTTTCCGAGAAGCTGCCATCTCTCCTTTGGAAGACTCGACCCGATCAGCCAAACACCCGCATTCCACGGAGATGGACCCCCGCCGCAAAAACAGAAAGACTCGTCGGCCTG TTGGAGCCGTTTCAGGAGTGGCCGCAGCTGTTGGACCCCCACCTGCAGGCCCTTCTACCCCCTTCAGTTGATGCCTTTCTGGCATATTTGCTGAAGCATCGCGATCAATACGCGTCCAAACCCGCAGGATTGCAAGGTCAGAAGACAGCGTATCCTCTTCCAAGAGCGATCTGCAGACTGCTTTATACCTTTTGCAAAGTCCGTGGAGTCAAAGTCATCAGCAGGTTCTTGAACAATGAGCCCAAGTACCTTGATCCGCTGCTCCGCGCTTTCGTCGAATGGGATGCCGTCAAAGATGAACCTGAGCTAGGCCTTGGAGACATTCCCCTGCGACTGGTCTGGGAAGAACGATATGTGATGCTGATTTGGCTGTCGCATTTGTTACTTGCTCCCTTCGACCTGGCTTCGATGTCGTCGGATGATATCCCGGTTCCATATGACAACCTTGGGGCTTTGAAACAGATGCCAAACCGCACACCAGTGGTTACAAAGTCTCTACTTTCTGTGGCCTTGAATTATATTAACGTCTCAGGTAAAGAGCGGGAAGCCGCTACAATTGTTTTGGCACGACTGGTGCTTCGGCGTGATATGCAGGCGCTTGGGCTTTTGACTAATTTGACGGACTGGGCGTTTTCGGTTGTTCAGCCTGCAGGTAATCTTGAACCCCCTTCAGTCTACACGTGTATTGGGGTGTTGTCTTTCATCGCTCGCCTGGGTGCGTCGGGCCAGGTGGAGGACTTTGCTCCCCTGGTGTCTCCCGTCTTTGGACAGACGCTGCAGATTCTGCAGGGCAACTCAGCTGTCTCAGACGTTATCAAGTCTTCTGCGCTGGCAAGGAAGACTATCATCAAAATCTTGCGTACGGTAACAGTTATGGCCTTGTCACTCAGTGAGAGGGGCGACAGTACAGTCTCGGACGACCAGGTTTCTACAATTCTAGAGGATGCAATTGATCACTTCCTCGTCGCTCTTGCTGATAAGGATACCCCTGTGCGCTTCGCAGCGAGTAAGGCCCTAAGTATTATTACATTGAAGCTGGATCCCGATATGGCCGCGGAGGTCATCGAGGCTGTTACTGGTTCTCTGGAGGAGAACATTCTGTATGAGAAGCGGGACGGCACCATCGTGACACCGCTGGAGGCTCGGAGGATAGGCATCAACACGTTGAAACGGAATTTGAGCGCAGTGGACGCTCAGAGGTGGCAGGGGCTGATCTTGACGCTCGGCCATCTCTTGTTTCGCCGTGCGCCTCCTACCCATCAACTCAGCGATGTGCTTCAACCACTTATTTCGGGCCTTGACTTCGAACAACGGTCATCAACTGGAAGTTCTGTCGGTACAGGTGTACGCGACGCCTCGTGTTTCGGAATTTGGGCGCTGTCTCGCAAGTATACCACCCAGGAACTGCTTGCCTTGAAACCGCAGACAATCAGCACAGCCACAGCtcaaggtgaagaagaaagcacaTTGCAGATGCTAGCGATCGAACTGGTGTGTGCCGCGTGCGTTGACCCGTCTGGAAATATTCGGAGGGGTGCTTCTGCAGCACTGCAAGAGCTCATCGGGCGACACCCCAACACAATTGCCGAAGGTATACCGCTTGTGCAAGTTGTGGACTACCATGCGGTGGCTCGGCGCTCGCGGGCAATGATCGATGTTGCCAACGCAACCGCTGCTCTCAGCCTCCATTACTGGAGCCCACTTGTCGAATCATTGATGCACTGGCGAGGTATTGGATCGCCTGATGTAGAGTCTCGCAGGCATGCGGCCAAAGCAATTGGAGTTTTGAGTACGCAGCAGTCATACAAAACAATGCAACAAGTGTTCCAGCGGCTGCTGAATAGGCTATCTAGTATTTCACACAGTGACGTGGAGACTAGACATGGCTGTCTTTTGGCCATCGCGGCTACGGTTGACGCATTCAACGCCCACCGTGAGGGGGATCCCATAGATGCATCGGAGGCAGCGAGTGTCTCGCATTATGTGGCTAAGGCCTGGGAGATATTTGGCTCTCCGCTCGGACCAACCAAAGATGACCTCACCCTTCAGACTTTCCGGCCTGAGCTGACAGCGGAGGCCTCTTCTCAGTTGATCTGTTCTCTTGCTCAATCAGTTACCCTGGCCCGTGAACCACGAATTTCTCAGCCCTCAGTGGATTTACTAACCAAGGCCCAAGAAACGCTCTTGCTATGTATATCACGGAGCGAGGACACCTCTATCGAGAGCTCATCCAATGCAGTATCCGAACTTCTACCTCTTTTACCACCTGACAAACAAGAGAAGATGATTCAGGGGTGGTTTTCCCACATCCATACTACTTGGAACCTGCCAACAGGCCGCGGCCAGATCACGGCCCTGGGCACAGTGTTCAAACGAATTGACAAGAACAGTCCTCTCAGAAAATCTATCATAGACAGCATAATAGAATGTgcagagaaagaagaactGATCGAGAAGAGAGTGGCCGCTGTCAAGAGCTTGGCTACCGGTGTTCTGCCGCATATAG ACGTGACCGATGATATCCTCAATCACCTCGTCCGTTTCCTGAATGATTATACGACCGATAGGCGAGGAGACATCGGTTCTTTGATTCGGCTTGAAGCGATTCAGGCCGCGAAGACGGTCCTAGAAGCAGGACCAAGTCTTCCCAATCAATTGCCTGGGGTGCAAGATATTGTTGGGTGCCTTTGCCGACTTGCAGCGGAAAAGCTTGACAAAGTACGTGTGCAAGCTTGGATTTGTCTTCAGGGCTACTGGGAAACAGCCAATGGCTTTCCGCCGTTGACAAG GAAATACGAACACTTCAGTCATGTATCCTCAACGGAGtatctgctgcagctgctccagTTGCAGAGTATTGATTGGCTGCGCCGGCCTCTGTTCCAAGGCCTTGCAACTTCGGCCGTTGCTGGTAGCGAAGGACTGATTCGGTCGTCTCGCTCAGCTTTGGTACAGAGCattcaagaagcagaagatccgCAGGCTGCAGTATTGGCCATAATCAAGGACCTGGCTGCTATATTGGGCGAGAACCTGCAAGACGATCGGTTCGCGATTCCTGTGCTTGAGGTCTTGGCGTTCCTATTGGACAGCTTTGTCTCTTCTGTGTCCGATGACTCGATCCCAAG TCTGCGAAAGCTGTTTGTTCTCGTCCAAAGAGCGCACTTCAAATCGTCAAACATCGTCCGACTCGAAGCGGCAGTCCGGGCTTATGCACCCCTGTCGAGGATAGAGCAGCTACAGACGGAAGTGATCAAGAAAATGACGGCGCTGCTACTGCATCCGTTCCCGAGG GTACGTAACACTGTGGCCgagtatatatacatagaGACGGAAGTTGAAGTAGTCAAGACGGAAGATTGGTCCAAACCGACCAAGCAGTTGAAAGAGCAGGTTGAGAAGTTGAGGAAGACATTGGGTTGTAATTAG